A window of Ignavibacterium sp. contains these coding sequences:
- a CDS encoding choice-of-anchor J domain-containing protein, giving the protein MKILQKIFLILLIFIVSVNSQNRLNENFSDSELFYRWRIVNRDNGIQTWAQSNLKYKTPPYSIACRFESSTLQNDDWIISPKVQVAAGDSLTFYHSIISAAFPESLYVKIGTTNNPNSGTWTNLAVIYDNTTEWKYKKYSLNAYAGQQVYIAFVNRSKDAYFLFIDDVNGPAVVTPNNDIALVNFYQSSGLPSFSMYSNSELQTEEISLAKNLLTVDYSSFPAKESDVNNSTLINIPAEDLPIEYNNLYLSGIVRNFGRTSTSYQLNWVVNGFTQTPFLGNYVNPNARDSFSVKYQPTGRGTFTVTGNLVLSGDENLHNNSQKKKIKVYPNAYSITKYDRGDNFADTWMGYGNPNVRFKAAVRFEAEGNIKLAGVDFLYQTEYITSGQFEIQIRAAGSTINSPGAVLYTKTYSTSDYLTGAGDLIHFAFDDNAPSISAGSDYWITIKLPSGILFPAGVHSNGFINTHSYYQSSTDTTLWYPLIVAGSERAWIMRAVHIPVPTTFSFTQNINNGWNLVSVPGAHPNNQNINTWWQYRDLSTNVYELTNNRYQTTTEVTTGKGYWLKHSGNRIYNTGDEWPGSGLLSAPNLPINVTTGWNIIGVYQTPLFINSNITSPPNIISSYAYGYDIFSGFYSTNTLQPGRGYFIKFNTAGKIVFSPSMQKDVDEEFYLEKFSDKIIITDNLQRLKTLYLTDEKINFDFFELPPLPFSDIFDIRFSSNRLVETLSAKSVIQLQAVDFPVKIKLSDPSLFLTDENGNNLNNYLNSDGEIVIDNPSIKKIFISNQLIPDEFTLEQNYPNPFNPTTKIQYSISSREFVQLKVYDLLGNEVATLVNEEKPAGRYEVEFTVGNGNISNSSFLNKQITSGIYFYKLTAGEFSSVKKMILIK; this is encoded by the coding sequence ATGAAAATACTACAAAAAATATTTTTGATTTTATTAATATTTATAGTCAGTGTTAATAGCCAAAACAGACTTAATGAAAATTTTTCTGATTCAGAATTATTTTATCGTTGGAGAATTGTAAACAGAGATAACGGAATTCAGACCTGGGCACAATCAAACCTGAAATACAAAACCCCACCCTATTCGATTGCCTGCCGATTTGAATCTTCAACTCTGCAGAATGATGATTGGATAATTTCTCCTAAAGTTCAGGTTGCAGCCGGTGACAGCCTGACTTTTTATCATAGCATAATAAGTGCTGCATTTCCAGAAAGTCTTTATGTAAAAATAGGTACAACGAATAATCCAAATAGCGGCACTTGGACAAATCTTGCTGTGATTTATGATAACACTACTGAATGGAAATATAAAAAGTATAGTCTTAATGCTTATGCTGGTCAGCAAGTATATATCGCTTTCGTAAACCGAAGTAAAGATGCATACTTTTTATTTATTGATGATGTAAACGGACCTGCTGTTGTTACCCCAAATAATGACATAGCTCTTGTAAATTTCTATCAATCAAGTGGCTTGCCTTCTTTTTCTATGTATTCAAACTCTGAGTTACAAACTGAGGAAATTTCGTTAGCAAAAAACTTACTGACAGTTGATTATTCTTCTTTTCCTGCTAAAGAAAGTGATGTGAACAATTCAACTCTCATAAACATCCCTGCAGAAGATTTACCAATTGAATATAATAATCTATATCTCTCAGGTATAGTAAGAAATTTCGGACGGACTTCAACTTCGTACCAATTAAATTGGGTAGTTAACGGCTTTACACAAACACCGTTTTTAGGAAACTATGTAAATCCAAATGCAAGGGATAGTTTTAGCGTCAAATATCAACCAACTGGACGAGGAACATTTACAGTTACAGGAAATCTGGTTTTATCTGGTGATGAAAATCTTCATAACAATAGTCAGAAGAAAAAGATAAAAGTTTATCCAAATGCTTATTCTATTACAAAATATGATCGCGGTGATAACTTTGCTGATACCTGGATGGGTTATGGAAATCCGAATGTTCGATTCAAAGCCGCAGTAAGATTTGAAGCTGAAGGAAATATTAAACTTGCAGGTGTAGATTTTCTTTATCAGACAGAATACATAACAAGCGGACAATTCGAAATTCAAATTCGTGCTGCTGGTAGTACGATTAATTCACCTGGTGCAGTGCTTTACACAAAAACATATTCAACTTCTGATTATCTTACTGGTGCAGGCGATTTAATCCATTTTGCTTTTGATGATAATGCACCGAGCATATCTGCTGGCTCTGATTACTGGATTACAATCAAATTGCCATCTGGAATACTTTTCCCTGCTGGAGTACACAGTAACGGATTTATCAATACTCATAGCTATTATCAAAGCAGCACAGACACAACACTCTGGTATCCATTAATCGTCGCAGGGAGTGAAAGAGCGTGGATAATGAGAGCAGTTCATATTCCTGTTCCAACTACATTTTCTTTCACTCAAAATATTAATAATGGCTGGAATTTAGTTTCCGTACCTGGTGCTCATCCAAATAATCAAAATATAAATACCTGGTGGCAGTATCGTGATTTATCAACAAATGTTTATGAATTAACAAACAACCGATATCAAACGACTACTGAAGTTACAACCGGTAAAGGATACTGGCTTAAACATAGTGGCAATAGAATTTATAATACCGGAGATGAATGGCCGGGCAGCGGTTTGCTCTCAGCTCCGAATCTTCCAATCAATGTTACAACAGGTTGGAATATTATTGGAGTTTATCAAACTCCTCTTTTCATTAATTCAAATATTACATCTCCGCCCAATATAATTTCCAGTTATGCTTATGGTTATGATATTTTTTCCGGATTTTATTCAACTAATACTTTACAGCCAGGTAGAGGATATTTTATTAAGTTTAATACTGCAGGAAAGATTGTATTTTCTCCTTCAATGCAAAAAGATGTTGATGAGGAATTTTATTTAGAAAAATTTTCTGATAAGATAATTATCACTGATAATCTGCAAAGATTAAAAACTCTTTATCTTACTGATGAAAAAATTAATTTTGATTTCTTCGAACTTCCTCCTCTTCCCTTTTCTGACATTTTTGATATTAGATTTTCTTCTAACAGACTTGTCGAAACTCTCTCTGCTAAGTCTGTAATTCAACTTCAGGCAGTTGATTTTCCTGTTAAAATTAAATTATCTGATCCTTCTCTGTTTTTAACGGATGAGAATGGAAATAATTTGAATAACTATCTCAATTCTGATGGTGAAATAGTAATTGATAATCCATCCATAAAAAAAATATTTATTTCTAATCAATTGATTCCTGATGAATTTACACTTGAACAAAATTATCCTAATCCATTTAACCCAACTACGAAAATTCAATATTCAATAAGCAGTAGAGAATTTGTTCAATTGAAAGTATATGATTTGCTTGGGAATGAAGTAGCAACACTTGTTAATGAAGAGAAACCTGCCGGAAGATATGAAGTGGAATTCACTGTTGGGAATGGGAATATTTCTAATTCATCATTTCTGAATAAACAGATAACAAGCGGAATTTATTTCTACAAATTAACAGCTGGAGAATTTAGCTCTGTTAAGAAAATGATTTTAATCAAATAA
- a CDS encoding reprolysin-like metallopeptidase: protein MIKKIFLIIFFYAATVLPQGLWNDISENSISYTGERVIIPNSYRVIKLDIHLLKELLNSAPMEFTTEAVNNPAIIPLPMPDGKFQNFSFWESPTMEPELQQKFPDIRTYTGQGIDDPYATLKMDITPHGFHAMVLSPKGRIFIDPYAKGETNYYLSYYTKDFVKKDVLFDCEVLYHDEYTVPVPNYYESLLTPTGPQLRTYRLANAATGEYTQYHGGTVGLGLAAVTTSVNRVNGVYEKELAIRMVLVANNNLIIYTNPSTDPYSNNNGSAMLSQNISNLNAVIGSANYDIGHVFSTGGGGIAYLGCVCTSNKAGGVTGSPNPIGDPFDIDYVAHEMGHQFGANHTFNGNTGSCSGNRNASTAYEPGSGSTIMAYAGICDPQNLQSNSDAYFHTISFDEIVAYTNFGSGNSCAQITATGNNAPNITVPVGGFYIPKNTPFALRGNATDPNGDALTYCWEEFDLGPAGDPNSPSGDAPIIRSFNPDTSKIRFVPRFQDLINNTSTYGVLLPSYSRNLKFRLTVRDNRAAGGGVDWKQVNFAVDGNSGPFTVTSPNTSVIWAGASQQTVSWNVANTNLSPVNCSNVRILLSTDGGYSFNDTILSSTPNDGSEIITVPNIATNQARIKVEAVNNIFFDISNQNFTITYTPIAFQLTVAIENGWNLVSIPGLHPTNQNPETWWSFLDPTASVYSFNNGYFQVNSLEPGKGYWMKHLGNRVYNTGDEWPSSGILYVAHNPIPVNAGWNIVGGFENSAPVLGVTTNPPGIIQTSFYGFNSISGYQTVNSLVPGYGYWVKFSSSGNLILPSALEKYSNETTNFIKEDWTKLIITDSRNRSKTLYLTDEKINFDFFELPPLPFPDIFDIRFSSNRLVETLSAKSVIQLQAVDFPVKIKLSNPSLFLTDENGNNLNNYLNSDGEIVIDNPSIKKIFISNQLIPDEFTLEQNYPNPFNPTTKIQYSISSREFVQLKVYDLLGNEVAILVNEEKPSGRYEVEFTVGNGNISNSSFLNRQITSGIYFYKLTAGEFSSVKKMILLK from the coding sequence ATGATAAAAAAAATTTTTCTTATAATATTTTTTTATGCCGCAACTGTTTTACCTCAAGGTTTGTGGAATGATATTTCTGAAAATAGTATTTCATACACCGGAGAAAGAGTCATTATCCCAAACTCATATCGTGTAATAAAATTAGATATTCATTTATTAAAAGAACTTCTTAATTCTGCTCCGATGGAATTCACAACGGAAGCTGTAAATAATCCCGCTATCATTCCACTTCCAATGCCTGATGGTAAATTCCAGAATTTTAGTTTTTGGGAATCACCAACAATGGAACCGGAACTTCAACAAAAATTTCCTGACATCCGGACATATACAGGTCAAGGAATTGATGACCCTTATGCCACATTGAAAATGGATATAACTCCGCACGGATTTCACGCTATGGTGCTTTCACCAAAAGGAAGAATATTTATTGACCCTTATGCAAAGGGGGAAACAAATTATTATCTGTCTTATTACACAAAAGATTTTGTAAAAAAAGATGTCTTGTTTGACTGTGAAGTTCTTTATCACGATGAATACACTGTACCCGTTCCAAATTATTATGAGTCTTTATTAACACCAACAGGACCTCAGCTGAGAACTTACAGACTTGCAAATGCTGCCACAGGAGAATATACTCAATATCATGGCGGGACTGTTGGATTAGGATTAGCAGCTGTAACCACGAGCGTTAATCGTGTTAATGGTGTTTATGAGAAAGAGCTTGCAATCAGAATGGTTCTGGTTGCAAACAATAATCTTATAATCTACACTAACCCAAGCACTGACCCTTACAGTAATAATAATGGTTCAGCGATGTTATCACAAAATATTTCTAACCTTAATGCAGTAATTGGTAGTGCAAACTATGATATAGGGCATGTTTTCAGTACAGGTGGTGGTGGCATCGCTTATCTAGGATGTGTGTGTACGAGTAACAAAGCAGGAGGTGTAACGGGTTCACCAAATCCAATTGGTGATCCGTTTGATATTGATTATGTAGCCCACGAAATGGGTCATCAGTTTGGTGCAAATCATACTTTTAACGGGAATACCGGTTCATGCTCTGGAAACAGAAATGCATCAACAGCATATGAACCTGGAAGTGGATCAACAATAATGGCTTATGCAGGAATTTGTGATCCGCAAAATCTACAAAGTAACAGCGATGCATATTTTCATACAATAAGTTTTGATGAAATTGTAGCTTATACAAATTTTGGTTCGGGAAACTCCTGTGCGCAAATTACCGCTACAGGAAATAATGCCCCCAACATAACTGTTCCTGTTGGAGGATTTTATATCCCGAAAAACACACCTTTTGCACTGAGAGGAAATGCAACTGATCCAAATGGTGATGCATTAACATATTGTTGGGAAGAATTTGACTTAGGTCCTGCCGGTGATCCTAATTCTCCTTCGGGAGATGCACCAATAATCAGAAGTTTTAATCCTGACACTTCTAAAATTCGTTTTGTACCCAGATTTCAGGATCTAATTAATAACACTTCAACATATGGAGTACTTTTGCCATCATATAGTAGAAATCTGAAATTCCGTTTAACGGTAAGAGATAACAGAGCTGCTGGTGGTGGTGTTGATTGGAAACAAGTAAATTTTGCAGTTGATGGAAATTCAGGACCGTTTACTGTAACTTCACCAAATACATCAGTTATCTGGGCTGGAGCTTCTCAACAAACTGTATCCTGGAATGTAGCAAACACAAATCTCTCTCCTGTAAATTGCTCTAATGTAAGAATTTTACTTTCAACTGATGGAGGATATAGTTTCAACGATACTATTCTCTCATCAACTCCCAATGACGGTTCTGAAATTATTACTGTACCAAATATCGCTACGAATCAGGCACGAATAAAAGTTGAAGCAGTTAATAATATTTTCTTTGATATTTCAAATCAGAATTTTACGATTACTTATACGCCAATTGCATTTCAGTTAACTGTAGCGATTGAAAATGGTTGGAATCTGGTTTCAATTCCCGGTCTTCATCCAACGAATCAAAATCCTGAAACCTGGTGGTCATTTCTGGATCCAACTGCTTCAGTTTATTCCTTCAACAATGGTTACTTTCAGGTAAATTCTTTGGAACCAGGTAAAGGATATTGGATGAAACATCTTGGTAACAGAGTTTATAATACCGGCGATGAATGGCCTTCAAGTGGAATTCTTTATGTAGCTCATAATCCAATTCCTGTTAATGCAGGTTGGAATATTGTTGGTGGTTTTGAAAATTCTGCTCCTGTTTTGGGTGTAACAACAAATCCTCCCGGAATTATTCAAACATCATTCTATGGATTTAATTCAATCAGTGGATATCAGACTGTAAATTCTCTTGTTCCGGGTTATGGGTATTGGGTAAAATTCAGTTCATCTGGTAATTTGATTTTGCCTTCAGCTTTAGAGAAATACTCTAACGAAACAACAAATTTTATTAAAGAAGATTGGACAAAATTAATTATCACTGATTCCAGAAATAGATCAAAAACTCTATATCTTACTGATGAAAAAATTAATTTTGATTTCTTCGAACTTCCGCCTCTTCCCTTTCCTGACATTTTTGATATTAGATTTTCTTCTAACAGACTTGTCGAAACTCTCTCTGCTAAGTCTGTAATTCAACTTCAGGCAGTTGATTTTCCTGTTAAAATTAAATTATCTAATCCTTCTCTGTTTTTAACGGATGAGAATGGAAATAATTTGAATAACTATCTCAATTCTGATGGTGAAATAGTGATTGATAATCCATCCATAAAAAAAATATTTATTTCTAATCAATTGATTCCTGATGAATTTACACTTGAACAAAATTATCCTAATCCATTCAACCCAACTACGAAAATTCAATATTCAATAAGCAGTAGAGAATTTGTTCAATTAAAAGTATATGATTTACTTGGTAACGAAGTAGCAATACTCGTTAATGAAGAGAAACCTTCCGGAAGATATGAAGTGGAATTCACTGTTGGGAATGGGAATATTTCTAATTCATCATTTCTGAATAGACAAATAACAAGCGGAATTTATTTCTACAAATTAACTGCTGGAGAATTTAGCTCTGTTAAGAAAATGATTTTACTTAAATGA